A region of Liolophura sinensis isolate JHLJ2023 chromosome 8, CUHK_Ljap_v2, whole genome shotgun sequence DNA encodes the following proteins:
- the LOC135473367 gene encoding uncharacterized protein LOC135473367 yields MYRYHGSRDEEMYRYHDSRDEKVYSHHDSKDEEMYRYHDSKGEEMYRYHDSKDEEMYRYHDSRDEKVYSHHDSKDEEMYRYHDSRDEKVYSHHDSKDEEMYRYHDSKDERVYSYYDNRDEEMYRYHDSRDEEMYRYHDTKDEEITVEEMYRYHNTKDEETYRYHDSKDEEMLRYHGSKDEKVYSYYNNRDDEMYRYHGSKEE; encoded by the exons ATGTATCGTTACCATGGCAGTAGGGATGAGGAGATGTATCGTTACCATGACAGTAGGGATGAGAAGGTGTATAGTCACCATGACAGTAAGGATGAGGAGATGTATCGTTACCATGACAGTAAGGGTGAGGAGATGTATCGTTACCATGACAGTAAGGATGAGGAGATGTATCGTTACCATGACAGTAGGGATGAGAAGGTGTATAGTCACCATGACAGTAAGGATGAGGAGATGTATCGTTACCATGACAGTAGGGATGAGAAGGTGTATAGTCACCATGACAGTAAGGATGAGGAGATGTATCGTTACCATGACAGTAAGGATGAGAGGGTGTATAGTTACTATGACAATAGAGATGAGGAGATGTATCGTTACCATGACAGTAGGGATGAGGAGATGTATCGTTACCATGACACTAAGGATGAGGAGAT TACGGTTGAGGAGATGTATCGTTACCATAACACTAAGGATGAGGAGACGTATCGTTACCATGACAGTAAGGATGAGGAGATGCTTCGTTACCATGGCAGTAAGGACGAGAAGGTGTATAGTTACTATAACAACAGAGATGACGAGATGTATCGTTACCATGGCAGTAAGGAAGAGTAG